In Bacillus sp. SB49, a single window of DNA contains:
- a CDS encoding NupC/NupG family nucleoside CNT transporter, producing the protein MNQILWGIGGMLTVVALAVLLSTNRRLINWRTVGVGISLQLFFAFLVFQTSGGRAVLDAMSTGISTLIDYTTEGISFLYGPLIDHEGMGTMFAFQVLPTVIFFSSLIAVLYHLGVMQVVIKWIGGMLSKLLGTTKVESINAAGNIFVGQTEAPLLIRPFISFMSKSELFAVMTGGFTSIAGSTLVGYTLLGIRADYLLAASFMAAPAALVLAKIIVPETEDRVETAEVVEPEDDDSANVFDAIANGATAGLKLVLNIGAILLSFIAILALMNGIIGYVGGFFGISITIEKLLGYLFAPMAFVIGVPWEEAVRSASFIGQKLVANEFVAFTSLGEVKEQLSEKAEIVTTFALTGFGSLSGIGVQIGALGGLAPDRRKDVARLGLRAVVAATLANFLSASIAGMFL; encoded by the coding sequence ATGAATCAAATCTTATGGGGAATCGGGGGCATGCTGACGGTAGTAGCATTAGCGGTGCTTCTGTCTACAAACAGACGCCTCATTAATTGGAGAACCGTCGGTGTCGGCATCTCCCTGCAGCTATTCTTCGCATTTCTTGTCTTTCAGACCAGTGGGGGCCGTGCGGTCCTTGACGCCATGTCCACTGGTATAAGCACGTTGATCGATTATACAACAGAAGGGATTTCCTTCCTTTACGGCCCGCTTATCGATCATGAGGGCATGGGAACGATGTTTGCTTTCCAAGTCCTTCCGACCGTCATTTTCTTCAGTTCTTTGATTGCTGTTCTTTACCACCTGGGGGTCATGCAAGTGGTCATTAAATGGATCGGCGGCATGCTCTCGAAGCTGCTTGGGACAACGAAAGTCGAAAGCATCAATGCAGCTGGAAATATCTTTGTAGGACAGACGGAAGCACCTTTGCTAATCCGTCCGTTCATCTCTTTTATGTCGAAGTCAGAGCTTTTTGCAGTCATGACCGGCGGGTTCACCTCCATCGCAGGCTCAACGCTTGTTGGATATACGCTGCTCGGAATTCGTGCTGATTATCTTTTGGCAGCCTCTTTCATGGCAGCACCAGCTGCATTGGTTCTCGCCAAAATCATCGTCCCCGAGACGGAGGACAGAGTAGAAACAGCAGAAGTAGTGGAGCCGGAGGATGATGATTCAGCGAACGTTTTCGATGCGATTGCGAACGGTGCAACAGCAGGTTTAAAGCTTGTCTTGAATATAGGGGCTATCTTACTTTCCTTTATTGCTATCCTTGCACTGATGAACGGGATCATCGGATATGTCGGCGGCTTTTTCGGTATTTCCATTACGATTGAGAAGCTTCTTGGCTATCTTTTTGCACCGATGGCATTCGTAATTGGGGTGCCTTGGGAGGAGGCGGTCCGTTCTGCAAGCTTCATCGGGCAGAAACTAGTCGCCAATGAATTTGTCGCATTCACCAGTCTCGGGGAAGTCAAGGAACAGTTGAGTGAGAAAGCAGAGATTGTAACGACGTTTGCGTTGACAGGGTTCGGCAGCCTTTCCGGAATCGGGGTACAGATAGGGGCCTTGGGCGGTCTCGCTCCGGACAGACGCAAAGATGTTGCGAGGCTGGGTCTCCGGGCTGTCGTGGCGGCGACTCTAGCTAACTTTCTATCAGCAAGCATAGCGGGTATGTTTCTATAA
- a CDS encoding nucleoside hydrolase produces MGKPVYLNHDGGVDDLVSLFLLLQMEEVDLLGVGVIPADCYLEPAVYASRKIIGRFGKGKEVEVAASNSRGKNPFPKDWRMHAFYVDALPLLNEYPDRQSEPVGVPAHEHLVDKVTESNEPVTLVFIGPLTDLARALQLSPEIESNIERLVWMGGTFLEEGNVEEPEHDGTAEWNAYWDPEAAARVWESSIPIDLVALESTNMVPLTPEVRQDWASKREDIGIDFLGQCYAMVPPLVHFQTNSTYFLWDVLTTATVGKPDLVKKKVVKSIVIESGASQGKTEIAEDGRDVSLVYEVDRDPFFHYITDLARQG; encoded by the coding sequence ATGGGAAAGCCTGTCTATTTAAATCATGACGGCGGCGTGGATGATTTGGTGTCGTTGTTTTTACTTTTACAGATGGAAGAAGTGGATCTTCTTGGAGTCGGAGTCATTCCGGCAGATTGTTACCTGGAACCAGCCGTTTATGCAAGCAGAAAAATCATCGGCCGATTTGGAAAAGGGAAAGAGGTCGAGGTTGCTGCTTCCAATTCACGCGGGAAAAATCCTTTTCCGAAGGATTGGCGGATGCACGCTTTTTACGTAGATGCCCTACCGTTATTAAACGAGTATCCGGATAGGCAGTCGGAGCCTGTGGGTGTCCCTGCTCATGAGCATTTGGTCGATAAGGTGACAGAGAGCAATGAGCCGGTGACGCTCGTATTCATTGGACCGTTGACGGATCTTGCAAGAGCCTTACAGTTGTCTCCTGAAATCGAATCCAACATAGAAAGGTTAGTCTGGATGGGCGGGACGTTTCTAGAGGAAGGTAATGTGGAAGAACCGGAACATGATGGAACGGCGGAATGGAATGCTTACTGGGATCCGGAGGCGGCCGCCCGCGTTTGGGAAAGTTCCATTCCCATTGATTTAGTTGCGCTTGAAAGTACAAATATGGTTCCTCTGACGCCGGAAGTTCGACAGGATTGGGCTTCCAAACGAGAGGATATCGGTATCGACTTTCTGGGTCAATGCTATGCGATGGTTCCCCCGCTTGTCCACTTCCAGACGAATTCAACGTATTTCCTTTGGGACGTACTTACGACAGCGACCGTTGGAAAGCCTGATTTAGTCAAGAAGAAGGTTGTGAAAAGCATTGTCATCGAGTCCGGAGCCAGTCAGGGGAAAACAGAGATTGCGGAGGATGGAAGAGACGTCTCTCTCGTTTATGAAGTGGATCGTGATCCATTCTTCCATTACATAACAGACCTTGCCCGGCAAGGATAA
- a CDS encoding mannitol-1-phosphate 5-dehydrogenase, producing the protein MSKTVHFGAGNIGRGFIGALFAKSGYHVTFVDIADTVIDRLNEEKGYDVKMASESGESERINNVSGLNNRTQENEVVAAITEAAFVTTAIGPNILPRIAPLIAKGIVERTKESDEKLYIIACENQIGATDILKRHILEQLDEEEKASLKGQVYFFNSAVDRIVPIQDQSSLDVLVEPYYEWVVEAPASIPSVEGMTIVDELDPFIERKLFTVNTGHAVIAYLGYLSDKATIHETLLDEAIKQQVHATLKETGAYLIHRYGLEEQAHEAYIEKNIERFQNSYLNDQVTRVGRAPIRKLGPADRLIRPAVRAEEAGLSYTMIAEAIAAALQFDYPEDAEAVEMQNMIRDKGVAAVLEEVSGLEEDHAVAQEVIRIYKQKTAE; encoded by the coding sequence TTGAGTAAAACGGTCCATTTTGGAGCAGGAAACATAGGACGTGGATTCATCGGAGCTCTATTTGCTAAATCCGGGTACCATGTCACATTCGTTGATATTGCAGATACAGTAATAGATCGATTGAACGAGGAAAAGGGTTATGACGTGAAAATGGCCTCGGAGAGTGGGGAGTCGGAGCGGATCAATAACGTATCCGGCCTTAATAACAGAACCCAGGAGAATGAGGTGGTAGCCGCAATTACGGAAGCTGCCTTTGTTACAACGGCCATCGGTCCGAACATTCTACCAAGAATTGCCCCTCTCATTGCCAAAGGAATTGTCGAGCGGACGAAGGAGTCGGATGAGAAGCTGTATATCATTGCGTGTGAGAACCAGATCGGTGCGACGGATATCTTGAAACGCCACATTCTAGAACAGCTGGACGAGGAGGAGAAGGCAAGTCTTAAAGGACAGGTGTACTTCTTCAATTCCGCCGTGGATCGGATTGTACCGATTCAGGACCAAAGCTCTCTTGATGTCCTAGTTGAACCTTATTATGAGTGGGTGGTAGAAGCTCCAGCATCCATTCCTTCTGTGGAAGGAATGACCATCGTCGACGAACTCGATCCTTTCATTGAGCGGAAGCTTTTCACTGTGAATACCGGACATGCGGTTATCGCCTATCTCGGTTATCTCTCGGATAAAGCAACGATTCATGAAACTCTCCTTGACGAGGCTATCAAACAACAGGTCCATGCTACGTTGAAAGAAACGGGAGCCTATCTCATACATCGATACGGGTTGGAAGAACAGGCACATGAAGCCTATATAGAAAAGAATATTGAACGTTTCCAAAATTCTTATTTGAATGATCAGGTAACCCGTGTAGGAAGAGCACCTATTCGAAAATTAGGACCGGCTGACCGATTGATCCGGCCCGCTGTCCGTGCGGAGGAAGCTGGGTTGTCCTATACCATGATTGCAGAAGCCATTGCAGCAGCGCTCCAGTTTGACTATCCGGAGGATGCAGAAGCGGTGGAAATGCAGAATATGATTCGTGACAAAGGGGTAGCGGCTGTTTTAGAAGAAGTGAGCGGCTTAGAGGAAGACCATGCCGTTGCTCAGGAAGTCATCCGTATATACAAACAAAAGACAGCGGAATAA
- a CDS encoding BglG family transcription antiterminator — MFITSKEKAIIDLIVRTSGKHTVYSLSAALEVSGRTIQRNLKSIEKLLQTYHLTLKRTKEEGLFIDGRNEHIYKLIQDLAAVHTTDETPEEKKLKLLLILFREGPSFKKQVLSNQLGVSIATLDAHLEDLESWLKKFTIAISKKRGVGLELSASETSMRQALASFILAYFYEEIMEQFYLLKEEKHGGEDVLGYLHAGYLLLADEAVSVPFEEEQWKLVDVDYLGFLIHLCLSIQRTQEGHLLEPIDMDEEAMAEHRVVKRIKSRLFEKDITMTEEDIQYLTIVLKGSKVQSDQKIYDDKILLSHMIRKVIREVSLNLHEDMTDDFSLFQGLVAHMGPSIFRLQQQMDLYNPLKEEIKAKYPVLFMAVKRSLETVFEDMEFPDDEVAFIVLHFGSALVMKEERVRIKAVVVCPTGIGASKMLASRIQKELPMIQDVDILSIHDFQNADLNRYDIVISTVRLPFSGVEYILTNPLLKEEDIDVIQAYLQNNVDKLTTKAEWSTAAKEEQPSPPVKTKVKSLLQEIRDVHRSMDSILHHFRVFRKKEAESHWDVLREMVIQADRDGILDYPDRVINRLREREQMGGLGIPATSMGLFHCRDANVKELTFQVAHMDKPAVVKGMDGGRVAMKSLLLMLAPEDLSNREQEILSMISTGLIEDQTSMMIFSSSNHALIMEKLEELFLDYLQTKLIKE; from the coding sequence ATGTTTATTACATCCAAGGAAAAAGCAATCATCGATTTAATTGTAAGAACATCAGGAAAGCATACTGTCTATTCTCTTTCCGCAGCGCTTGAGGTAAGCGGAAGGACAATTCAACGAAATTTGAAATCTATTGAAAAGCTTCTTCAAACGTACCATTTGACATTGAAGCGGACAAAAGAAGAAGGTTTATTTATTGATGGTAGGAATGAACACATTTATAAGCTCATTCAGGACCTCGCCGCCGTCCATACGACCGATGAAACCCCGGAAGAAAAAAAGCTGAAACTTCTTCTCATACTGTTCCGGGAAGGGCCTTCTTTCAAGAAACAAGTCCTCTCCAACCAACTTGGGGTGAGTATTGCAACTCTGGATGCCCACTTGGAGGACTTGGAGAGCTGGTTGAAGAAATTCACGATTGCCATCTCCAAAAAAAGGGGAGTCGGCTTGGAGCTTTCGGCATCAGAAACAAGCATGCGTCAGGCTCTTGCAAGTTTTATTCTCGCCTATTTCTATGAAGAGATCATGGAGCAGTTTTATCTTTTGAAAGAAGAAAAGCACGGAGGAGAGGATGTGCTCGGCTATTTGCATGCCGGATACCTGCTGCTTGCGGATGAAGCGGTAAGTGTTCCGTTTGAAGAAGAACAGTGGAAACTTGTGGATGTGGATTACCTCGGCTTCCTTATCCATTTATGTCTTTCCATTCAAAGAACCCAGGAAGGTCACCTTCTGGAACCGATAGACATGGATGAAGAGGCCATGGCGGAACACCGGGTAGTGAAGAGGATAAAAAGCAGGTTGTTCGAGAAAGACATAACGATGACCGAAGAAGATATCCAGTATTTAACGATTGTACTTAAGGGTTCTAAGGTTCAGAGCGATCAGAAAATCTATGATGATAAAATTCTCCTCAGCCATATGATCAGGAAAGTGATCCGGGAGGTTTCATTAAATCTCCATGAAGATATGACTGATGATTTTTCTCTTTTCCAAGGGCTTGTTGCTCATATGGGACCTTCAATCTTCCGGCTGCAGCAGCAAATGGATTTATATAATCCATTGAAAGAAGAAATAAAAGCAAAGTACCCTGTCTTGTTCATGGCGGTCAAACGAAGCCTGGAAACGGTATTTGAAGACATGGAATTCCCAGATGATGAGGTTGCCTTTATCGTTCTCCATTTCGGTTCCGCCCTCGTCATGAAAGAGGAGCGGGTAAGAATTAAAGCGGTAGTTGTCTGCCCGACGGGAATCGGGGCTTCCAAAATGCTTGCCAGCAGAATCCAAAAAGAACTTCCGATGATTCAGGACGTGGATATTTTATCCATTCATGATTTTCAAAATGCAGATCTAAACCGATATGATATTGTCATCTCGACGGTCAGACTTCCGTTTTCAGGAGTGGAGTATATATTGACAAATCCATTGCTGAAGGAAGAGGATATTGATGTGATTCAAGCGTATCTTCAAAATAATGTGGATAAATTGACGACGAAGGCAGAGTGGAGCACGGCTGCTAAGGAAGAACAGCCGTCGCCGCCTGTGAAGACCAAAGTAAAGTCACTTCTTCAAGAAATTCGTGATGTTCACCGGAGTATGGATTCCATTCTTCACCATTTCCGTGTTTTCAGGAAAAAAGAAGCGGAAAGCCACTGGGACGTTTTGCGAGAAATGGTGATACAAGCAGACAGGGACGGAATTCTGGACTATCCCGATAGAGTCATAAATCGGTTGAGGGAACGGGAACAAATGGGTGGACTCGGTATTCCCGCTACGAGTATGGGGCTGTTCCACTGCCGTGATGCTAATGTCAAAGAGCTGACGTTTCAGGTGGCGCATATGGATAAGCCGGCGGTCGTCAAAGGGATGGACGGCGGTCGGGTTGCAATGAAGAGTTTACTACTCATGCTTGCACCGGAAGATTTGAGCAATAGGGAGCAGGAGATATTGAGCATGATCAGCACCGGGCTTATTGAGGATCAGACATCAATGATGATTTTTTCCTCATCTAATCATGCGTTGATAATGGAAAAATTGGAGGAGTTGTTCTTAGACTATCTTCAAACTAAACTAATAAAGGAATGA
- a CDS encoding PTS mannitol transporter subunit IICBA, with protein MAESNIKVKVQKFGNFLSSMVLPNIGAFIAWGLITALFIPTGIIPNESLANLVDPMVYYLLPLLIGYTGGKLVHDQRGGVVGAIATMGVIVGAPETPMFLGAMIMGPLGAWVIKKFDQMIEGKIRAGFEMLINNFSAGILGGLLAILAYLGIGPAVDAFTEVLVAGVDWLVGAGLLPLTSLLIEPAKILFLNNAINHGVLSPIGLEQVQQGGKSILFLLEANPGPGLGVLLAFMIFGKGTAKRSAPGAGIIHFFGGIHEIYFPYVLMKPLLFVSVILGGMSGIFTLVLLNGGLVSPASPGSIFAILAVTPPQGVSYVANIAAILVATTVSFLVSAVILKSSKAAEEDIDQATKKMEEMKGKKSSVSGQLNQGTLPQEVSKVVFACDAGMGSSAMGASLLRKKMKEADLDIKVTNTSISNLPSDAEIVITQEELTPRAKSKLPSAHHISVDNFLSSPEYEKLITSLKKDTSDKVDNKEPAAGNDGKTEQTSGQEEELLKEENIFINQHFSTKEEAIRFAGEALVKAGCVEDDYVEAMLERETITSTYMGNNVAIPHGTENAKKAVIKSGFTVIQVPDGVDFNGEPAKLIFGIAGKDGTHLEILSGIAVICSEQDNVDRMVQAKTAKELKDIISSN; from the coding sequence GTGGCAGAATCAAACATTAAAGTAAAAGTTCAGAAGTTTGGTAACTTCCTCAGTTCAATGGTATTGCCTAATATCGGCGCTTTTATTGCTTGGGGATTAATTACGGCTTTATTTATTCCTACTGGTATTATCCCAAATGAAAGCCTTGCCAATCTGGTGGATCCTATGGTTTATTATCTGCTGCCTCTATTGATTGGTTATACAGGCGGTAAGCTTGTCCATGATCAACGTGGAGGAGTGGTAGGTGCCATTGCAACGATGGGAGTGATCGTCGGGGCACCGGAAACACCGATGTTCCTGGGTGCTATGATCATGGGGCCGCTCGGAGCATGGGTGATTAAGAAGTTCGACCAGATGATCGAAGGTAAAATTCGGGCAGGATTTGAAATGCTCATCAACAACTTTTCCGCAGGGATACTCGGTGGCCTGCTGGCCATCCTTGCTTATCTCGGTATTGGTCCGGCCGTTGACGCCTTTACAGAAGTCCTGGTAGCAGGAGTGGACTGGCTGGTTGGAGCAGGATTGCTTCCTTTGACAAGTCTTCTCATAGAACCTGCAAAAATATTGTTCTTAAATAACGCCATCAATCACGGCGTTCTTTCTCCGATCGGGCTGGAACAGGTTCAACAAGGCGGAAAATCCATCCTGTTCTTATTGGAAGCAAACCCGGGGCCGGGTCTTGGTGTTTTACTCGCTTTCATGATTTTTGGAAAAGGTACAGCAAAGAGGTCGGCACCTGGAGCAGGTATCATCCATTTCTTTGGCGGTATTCATGAAATCTACTTCCCGTATGTGCTGATGAAGCCGCTGCTCTTTGTATCTGTAATTCTGGGAGGCATGAGCGGAATCTTTACGCTGGTCCTCTTAAACGGAGGCTTGGTGTCACCAGCTTCCCCTGGTAGTATTTTCGCTATTCTTGCCGTCACACCTCCGCAGGGCGTGTCGTACGTGGCAAACATTGCCGCTATCCTGGTAGCGACAACCGTCTCTTTCCTCGTCTCGGCCGTCATATTGAAATCAAGTAAGGCTGCAGAAGAGGATATCGATCAAGCTACAAAGAAGATGGAAGAAATGAAAGGGAAAAAGAGCTCTGTTTCCGGACAATTGAATCAGGGTACCCTTCCTCAAGAGGTCAGCAAGGTTGTTTTCGCCTGTGATGCAGGTATGGGATCAAGTGCAATGGGAGCCTCTCTTTTACGTAAAAAGATGAAAGAAGCCGATCTTGATATCAAAGTAACGAACACATCAATAAGCAATCTTCCTTCGGATGCGGAAATCGTAATTACACAGGAAGAATTGACACCACGTGCCAAAAGCAAGCTTCCATCCGCTCATCATATTTCCGTAGATAACTTTTTATCAAGCCCGGAATATGAGAAACTGATTACGAGCTTGAAGAAAGACACCAGCGACAAGGTAGACAACAAAGAGCCGGCTGCTGGAAATGATGGAAAGACAGAACAGACTTCCGGTCAAGAGGAGGAGCTCTTGAAAGAGGAGAACATCTTTATAAACCAGCACTTTTCCACAAAAGAGGAGGCCATTCGTTTTGCTGGAGAAGCACTCGTTAAGGCCGGTTGTGTGGAAGACGATTATGTAGAAGCTATGCTGGAGCGGGAAACCATTACTTCTACTTATATGGGTAACAATGTAGCTATTCCTCATGGTACGGAAAATGCGAAGAAAGCTGTCATTAAATCAGGGTTTACCGTTATTCAAGTCCCGGATGGGGTTGACTTTAACGGAGAACCGGCGAAGCTGATCTTCGGTATTGCCGGAAAAGACGGAACGCATTTGGAAATTTTGTCAGGCATTGCTGTTATTTGTTCGGAACAGGACAATGTTGACCGCATGGTTCAGGCTAAAACCGCTAAAGAGTTGAAGGATATTATCAGCAGCAATTGA
- a CDS encoding 2-hydroxycarboxylate transporter family protein, translating to MAQTAGNMYEQKQTGNVTELKQEKRTPKIFGLPVVWFGIFAVITLVSLYTGNLPGGMIGSLLLMIVLGELLGWIGDHTPIVKTFLGGGAIVAIFGAAFMVYMNWLPAASVDSMTTFMTDGGFLNFYIAALITGSILGMDKQVLVKVGLRYFVPIFGSLIGAALFAGLLGAIAGFSIRDAVLVITMPIMGGGMGAGAVPMSQVYSELMGNDPGYYISMLVPALALGNVFAIVLASMLDMLGRKVPSLSGNGQLMSGFKIKEEKHTYDIKKMGVGMLAAIAFFSLGGLLGDFIPLHPYALMIILVAVAKIADVIPQTVLDGASQWYKFVASNWTLALLFGIGIAYTDLNTVIEALTLPYILTVFGVVFGAIIGAGLLGKLVGFYPIESAITAGLCMANMGGTGDVAVLSASKRMELMPFAQISSRLGGALILLLAGLLVPLFI from the coding sequence ATGGCGCAAACAGCAGGTAATATGTATGAGCAAAAGCAGACAGGAAATGTCACGGAATTAAAGCAGGAGAAAAGAACGCCGAAAATCTTCGGGTTACCGGTAGTATGGTTCGGAATTTTTGCTGTAATCACGTTGGTTAGTTTATATACTGGTAATCTTCCCGGTGGTATGATCGGCAGTCTTCTCCTCATGATCGTTCTCGGAGAACTGCTTGGTTGGATCGGCGACCATACACCGATCGTTAAAACGTTCCTTGGCGGGGGAGCGATCGTAGCCATTTTCGGAGCAGCATTTATGGTCTATATGAACTGGCTCCCGGCGGCTTCGGTCGACAGCATGACCACGTTCATGACGGATGGCGGTTTTCTTAATTTCTACATCGCCGCACTCATTACAGGAAGTATTCTCGGTATGGATAAGCAGGTACTTGTTAAAGTCGGGCTGCGTTATTTCGTTCCGATCTTCGGTTCTTTGATTGGTGCAGCATTATTTGCCGGCCTGCTTGGTGCGATCGCCGGTTTTTCCATTCGAGATGCGGTACTAGTCATTACGATGCCGATCATGGGCGGGGGTATGGGAGCAGGTGCTGTGCCAATGAGTCAGGTTTATTCGGAGTTGATGGGAAATGACCCGGGATACTATATTTCCATGCTTGTTCCCGCACTCGCTCTGGGCAATGTTTTTGCTATCGTCCTTGCCAGTATGCTGGATATGCTCGGTCGAAAGGTTCCTTCCTTAAGCGGTAACGGACAGTTGATGAGTGGTTTCAAAATAAAGGAAGAAAAGCATACGTACGACATTAAGAAAATGGGTGTCGGAATGCTTGCTGCCATAGCATTCTTCTCTCTGGGGGGGCTTCTTGGCGATTTCATTCCTCTTCATCCATATGCGTTAATGATTATCCTGGTAGCTGTAGCGAAAATAGCGGATGTCATTCCGCAAACGGTCCTGGACGGTGCCAGTCAGTGGTATAAATTTGTTGCATCCAATTGGACGCTTGCCCTGTTATTTGGAATCGGTATCGCTTATACGGATTTAAATACTGTCATCGAAGCGTTGACACTTCCTTACATTCTAACTGTCTTCGGGGTAGTCTTCGGTGCGATCATCGGCGCCGGTCTGCTTGGAAAGCTGGTCGGGTTCTATCCAATAGAATCCGCCATTACAGCTGGTCTGTGTATGGCGAATATGGGTGGTACGGGAGATGTGGCTGTTCTTTCTGCCTCGAAGCGTATGGAGCTTATGCCTTTTGCGCAGATTTCTTCCCGTCTTGGAGGAGCGCTGATTCTGCTTCTTGCCGGTCTGCTTGTTCCCTTGTTTATATAA
- a CDS encoding response regulator encodes MIKVLIVEDDPMVGELNKQYIHQMEGFTTVKVIKESENVLPYLEDAAVDLVLLDIYMPKMNGLELLKEIRNRNANVDVILITAASDREHIQKAMRYGAIDYLIKPFEFERFEEAVLRYKGRRSKWIQKDHMSQRDLDSWLRPSSEASPLPAELPKGLTKNTLHRVHKAIQARKGETFSTEDLSDATAISRVSIRKYLKFLSRIQYLEETLSYGVGRPIYLYQTKEGQDHVLHPYL; translated from the coding sequence ATGATTAAAGTTCTGATCGTGGAAGACGATCCCATGGTGGGAGAATTGAATAAGCAGTATATCCACCAAATGGAAGGTTTTACGACGGTAAAAGTCATCAAAGAAAGTGAGAACGTTCTTCCATATTTGGAAGATGCAGCGGTTGATCTGGTACTTCTGGATATATACATGCCCAAAATGAACGGTTTGGAACTGTTGAAAGAAATTCGCAACCGTAATGCGAATGTCGATGTCATCCTGATAACGGCAGCGTCCGACAGGGAACATATACAAAAAGCAATGCGTTATGGTGCCATTGATTATTTGATCAAGCCGTTTGAATTTGAAAGGTTTGAAGAGGCCGTATTGCGATATAAAGGGCGGCGGAGTAAATGGATTCAGAAAGACCATATGAGTCAAAGAGATCTGGATTCATGGCTGCGGCCTTCGTCGGAAGCGTCTCCTCTTCCGGCAGAACTCCCGAAAGGGTTGACGAAGAACACGCTTCACCGCGTTCATAAAGCAATTCAGGCTAGAAAGGGGGAAACCTTCTCGACGGAAGATCTCTCGGATGCAACCGCCATTTCAAGGGTGTCGATCCGTAAGTATTTGAAATTTTTGAGTCGAATACAATACCTGGAGGAGACGCTCAGTTACGGTGTAGGGCGTCCGATATATCTCTATCAGACGAAAGAAGGGCAGGATCATGTCCTCCATCCATACTTATGA